The Martelella sp. AD-3 genome includes a region encoding these proteins:
- a CDS encoding glycoside hydrolase family 2 protein gives MRTFEKFNSDWVFTEGFDESWTGALQDGEAVMLPHTAVELPFNYFDENSYQKPFTYQKIIASDPAFEGKSVSLVFDAAMADSVVWLNGEKLCVHKDGYTPFEVDLTGRLKDGDNLLTVKIDGSENPEIPPFGYMIDYLTFCGIYRDVWLKVTTPTAIDNVKVETPDALAPQKCVQADVHLTGPVAEAATLKATLYDAEGHSLATTEIAVSGDKASFEIDGLEDIRLWDIHDPALYTLSVTLETKAGSDTVAARFGFRTVAFATDGFHLNGRPLKLRGLNRHQSWPHLGYAMGKRGQEKDADILKYELACNVVRTSHYPQSKYFLDRCDEIGLLVFEEIPGWQHIGGESWKRESIANVERMIRRDWNHPSIIIWGVRINESADDHDFYAETNRLAHELDSTRPTGGVRCIEDSELLEDVYTMNDFVLGSEEMPGSNHLRMHRREQKKVTGLSRDVPYMITEYCGHMYPTKRFDQEQRQAEHVTRHLQMLNAIAGDPTIAGGTGWCMFDYNTHQDFGSGDRICYHGVLDMYREPKFAAYAYASQGEPENNAVLKPVTFWARGERNIGGVLPLIILTNCDYVEFSFGDMEPRRLEPDRATYPHLPHPPVIIDLRSVTPEEFGEWGRVWKDGKVTGYVDGKAVKTVTFAADPVPTTLEIAPDDTHLKAGEKDCVRVMLRALDQAGNILPFFDDPAALSLEGPGRIIGPDLVSFKGGTAGLYIEAGNEAGALTLSVRCRPFADQTVTFTLS, from the coding sequence ATGCGCACATTCGAGAAATTCAACAGCGACTGGGTTTTCACCGAAGGCTTTGACGAAAGCTGGACCGGCGCCCTGCAGGACGGCGAAGCTGTGATGCTGCCGCACACCGCCGTGGAACTGCCGTTCAACTATTTCGACGAGAACAGCTACCAGAAACCGTTCACCTATCAGAAGATCATCGCCAGCGATCCCGCTTTCGAAGGCAAGTCCGTCTCGCTCGTCTTCGACGCGGCAATGGCCGACAGCGTGGTCTGGCTGAACGGTGAAAAACTCTGTGTCCACAAGGACGGTTACACGCCCTTCGAAGTCGATCTGACCGGGCGTCTGAAAGACGGCGACAACCTGTTGACGGTGAAGATTGACGGGTCCGAGAACCCGGAGATCCCGCCCTTCGGCTATATGATCGACTATCTTACTTTTTGCGGAATATACCGTGATGTCTGGTTGAAGGTGACGACGCCGACGGCGATCGACAACGTCAAGGTCGAGACGCCCGATGCGCTTGCGCCGCAAAAATGCGTGCAGGCGGATGTTCACCTGACAGGGCCGGTTGCGGAGGCCGCGACGCTGAAGGCTACGCTTTATGACGCCGAGGGCCACAGCCTTGCCACGACCGAGATCGCGGTCAGCGGCGACAAGGCCTCGTTCGAGATCGACGGGCTGGAAGATATCCGGCTCTGGGACATTCACGATCCGGCGCTCTACACGCTCTCTGTCACCCTTGAGACGAAAGCGGGCAGCGACACGGTTGCCGCCCGCTTCGGCTTCCGCACCGTCGCCTTTGCCACGGACGGCTTCCATCTCAATGGAAGGCCGCTGAAGCTCAGGGGCCTCAACCGCCACCAGAGCTGGCCGCATCTCGGCTATGCCATGGGCAAACGCGGGCAGGAAAAGGACGCCGACATCCTGAAATACGAGCTTGCCTGCAATGTCGTGCGCACCTCGCATTATCCGCAATCCAAGTATTTCCTCGATCGCTGCGACGAAATCGGCCTTCTGGTGTTCGAGGAGATCCCCGGCTGGCAGCATATCGGCGGCGAAAGCTGGAAGCGGGAATCGATCGCCAATGTCGAGCGTATGATCCGGCGCGACTGGAACCATCCCTCGATCATCATCTGGGGCGTGCGCATCAATGAATCGGCCGACGACCATGATTTCTATGCCGAGACCAACCGGCTGGCGCATGAACTGGACAGCACGAGGCCGACCGGCGGCGTGCGCTGCATCGAGGACAGCGAGTTGCTCGAAGACGTCTACACGATGAACGACTTCGTGCTCGGCTCGGAGGAAATGCCGGGCAGCAACCATCTGCGCATGCACCGCCGCGAGCAGAAAAAGGTCACCGGACTTTCCCGCGATGTGCCCTACATGATCACCGAATATTGCGGCCACATGTATCCGACCAAGCGCTTCGACCAGGAGCAGCGCCAGGCCGAGCACGTCACCCGCCACCTGCAGATGCTGAACGCGATCGCCGGCGACCCGACGATTGCCGGCGGCACCGGCTGGTGCATGTTCGACTACAACACCCATCAGGATTTCGGCTCGGGCGACCGCATCTGCTATCACGGCGTGCTCGACATGTATCGCGAGCCGAAATTCGCGGCCTATGCCTATGCCTCGCAGGGCGAGCCGGAAAACAATGCGGTGCTGAAACCCGTCACCTTCTGGGCGCGCGGCGAGCGCAATATCGGCGGCGTGCTGCCGCTGATCATCCTCACCAATTGCGATTATGTCGAGTTCAGTTTCGGCGACATGGAGCCGCGCCGGCTCGAGCCCGACCGCGCCACCTATCCGCACCTGCCGCATCCCCCCGTCATCATCGACCTGCGCTCGGTCACGCCGGAGGAATTCGGCGAATGGGGCCGCGTCTGGAAAGACGGCAAGGTGACTGGCTATGTCGACGGCAAGGCGGTGAAGACGGTGACATTTGCCGCCGATCCCGTGCCGACGACGCTGGAAATCGCTCCCGACGACACGCACCTCAAGGCCGGCGAGAAGGACTGCGTGCGGGTGATGCTGCGCGCGCTCGACCAGGCCGGCAACATCCTGCCCTTTTTCGATGATCCGGCCGCGCTCTCGCTCGAGGGGCCCGGCCGGATCATCGGCCCGGACCTCGTCAGCTTCAAGGGCGGCACCGCCGGCCTTTACATCGAGGCCGGCAATGAGGCGGGCGCGCTGACGCTTTCCGTCCGCTGCCGGCCCTTTGCCGACCAGACCGTCACCTTCACGCTTTCCTGA
- a CDS encoding ABC transporter ATP-binding protein translates to MADVSLNAIRKSFGSIEVIKGVDLDIKSGEFVVFVGPSGCGKSTLLRMIAGLEDITSGTLAIGGKDMTDEDPAKRGIAMVFQTYALYPHMTVRENMGFALRFAGMDKQEIESRVMDAAKMLELETYLDRKPKALSGGQRQRVAIGRAIVRHPDVFLFDEPLSNLDAELRVHMRGELSALHNRLKTTMIYVTHDQVEAMTLANRIVVLRQGIVEQIGTPLELFNTPANLFVAGFIGSPAMNFLPATVTRAEGSGITLNLLGEETIDMPLNGNLPREGSEVTVGVRPQNIRLASDGENSFAVDITLVEALGTETVVYGLAGSGERVMAVLSGQHLLKTGTSIDVTFDIADVHLFDEAGKRMAA, encoded by the coding sequence ATGGCTGACGTATCGCTGAATGCCATCCGCAAGTCGTTCGGATCGATCGAGGTGATCAAGGGTGTCGATCTCGACATCAAGTCGGGCGAGTTCGTCGTGTTCGTCGGCCCGTCCGGTTGCGGAAAATCGACGCTCCTGAGGATGATCGCCGGCCTTGAGGACATCACCTCGGGCACGCTCGCGATCGGCGGCAAGGACATGACCGACGAGGATCCGGCCAAACGCGGCATCGCGATGGTGTTCCAGACCTATGCCCTCTACCCGCACATGACCGTGCGGGAGAATATGGGCTTTGCCCTGCGCTTTGCCGGCATGGACAAGCAAGAAATCGAATCCCGCGTCATGGATGCGGCGAAGATGCTGGAGCTCGAGACCTATCTCGACCGCAAGCCGAAGGCGCTGTCGGGCGGCCAGCGTCAGCGCGTCGCCATCGGCCGCGCCATCGTCCGCCATCCGGACGTTTTCCTCTTCGACGAGCCCTTGTCGAACCTCGATGCGGAGCTGCGCGTGCACATGCGCGGCGAACTGTCGGCGCTGCACAACCGGCTGAAAACGACGATGATCTACGTGACACACGACCAGGTGGAGGCGATGACGCTTGCCAACCGGATCGTGGTGTTGCGCCAGGGCATCGTCGAACAGATCGGCACGCCGCTGGAACTGTTCAACACGCCGGCGAACCTGTTCGTGGCGGGCTTTATCGGCTCGCCGGCCATGAACTTTCTGCCGGCGACCGTGACAAGGGCCGAGGGCAGCGGCATCACCCTCAACCTACTCGGAGAGGAGACGATCGACATGCCGCTTAACGGCAACCTCCCGCGGGAAGGCTCAGAGGTTACCGTCGGCGTGCGCCCGCAGAATATCCGTCTGGCAAGCGACGGCGAAAACAGCTTTGCCGTCGATATCACCCTTGTCGAAGCGCTTGGCACGGAAACCGTGGTCTACGGCTTGGCGGGAAGCGGCGAACGGGTGATGGCGGTGCTTTCCGGCCAG